One segment of Bradyrhizobium sp. WD16 DNA contains the following:
- a CDS encoding LLM class flavin-dependent oxidoreductase: MSNRQLHLNVNLLHSGVYPSAWRLPESDPKAFFDLGHFVRVAKIAERGKLDAIFLADTPAITDRIDYRPFFSLEPTIILASVAAATSHVGLIGTVSTSFNEPFNIARRFASLDHASGGRAGWNAVTTADAASSRNFGLDGPLDHKARYDRAKEFTEVVKALWDSWEDDAFVGDKASGRFVDTSKVHPINHRGPHYTVAGPLNVPRSPQGRPITVQAGGSDDGRDLAAAHADAVFTLAQSIEEGAAYARDLRARAAAYGRPGDSIVILPGLATVIGSSEAEAKRRQDELWSRVPVEYSLSRLAGTLHIDPAQLDLDKPLPDPLPLPINANHTMFSGTLALARRGNLTVRELLRALGGGVGHRIIVGTPEQIADDIAAWFNAGAADGFNLMPDVLPTGLETFVDTVVPILQKRGLFRHEYAGTTLRDHFGLPRPPSRYATPARSVARA, from the coding sequence ATGTCGAACCGTCAACTCCACCTGAACGTCAATCTGCTGCATTCCGGCGTCTACCCGTCGGCATGGCGTCTGCCCGAAAGCGATCCGAAAGCCTTCTTCGACCTCGGACACTTCGTGCGGGTGGCCAAGATCGCCGAGCGCGGCAAGCTCGACGCCATCTTCCTGGCCGACACGCCGGCGATCACCGACCGGATCGACTACCGGCCGTTCTTCTCGCTGGAGCCGACGATCATTCTCGCCAGCGTTGCCGCAGCGACGAGCCATGTCGGACTGATCGGCACGGTGTCGACCAGCTTCAACGAGCCCTTCAACATCGCGCGGCGCTTTGCCAGCCTCGATCACGCCAGCGGCGGACGGGCCGGCTGGAATGCCGTCACCACGGCCGATGCGGCGTCGAGCCGCAATTTCGGGCTCGACGGCCCGCTCGACCACAAGGCGCGTTACGACCGGGCCAAGGAATTCACCGAGGTCGTCAAGGCCCTGTGGGACAGCTGGGAAGACGATGCCTTCGTCGGCGACAAGGCGAGTGGGCGCTTCGTCGACACTTCGAAGGTGCACCCGATCAACCATCGCGGGCCGCACTACACCGTGGCCGGTCCGCTCAACGTGCCGCGCTCGCCACAGGGCCGCCCGATCACCGTTCAGGCCGGCGGCTCGGACGACGGCCGCGATCTCGCCGCCGCCCACGCCGACGCGGTCTTCACCCTGGCGCAGAGCATCGAGGAAGGCGCGGCCTATGCGCGCGATCTGCGCGCCCGTGCCGCCGCCTATGGCCGCCCCGGCGATTCGATCGTCATCCTGCCGGGGCTTGCCACCGTGATCGGCAGCAGCGAAGCCGAAGCGAAGCGCCGCCAGGACGAATTGTGGAGTCGAGTGCCGGTCGAATACAGCCTGTCGCGTCTCGCCGGAACGCTGCACATCGATCCGGCGCAGCTCGACCTCGACAAGCCGCTGCCCGATCCGCTGCCGCTGCCGATCAACGCCAACCATACCATGTTCAGCGGCACGCTCGCGCTTGCCCGGCGCGGCAATCTCACGGTGCGCGAGCTGCTGCGCGCGCTCGGCGGCGGCGTCGGCCACCGCATCATCGTCGGCACTCCCGAGCAGATCGCCGACGATATCGCGGCATGGTTCAACGCCGGCGCCGCCGACGGCTTCAACCTGATGCCCGATGTGCTGCCCACCGGACTGGAGACCTTCGTCGACACCGTCGTGCCGATCCTGCAGAAGCGTGGCCTGTTCCGGCACGAGTATGCCGGCACGACGCTGCGCGACCACTTCGGCCTGCCACGACCGCCGAGCCGCTATGCCACGCCGGCGCGCAGCGTCGCCCGCGCCTGA
- the murJ gene encoding murein biosynthesis integral membrane protein MurJ, with the protein MSPLLPRANGGGGRARIVGIATAIWAASIFLSRLIGLVREQIIGRTLGASRQADLYFASFTLPDFLNYLLAAGALSIVFIPIFLGYLERGDDKRGWHAFSVIANFLVLAGTLGLVLLFYFARPLTALVAPGYTDPADVDTLVRLTRIILPAQIFHLVGGLLSAALQAKNRHLLPALAPLVYSAGIIAGGLIGTQYPALGADGFAWGVLAGSIVGPFGLPLAGCIRSHMRWLPIFSFRDADLRRYLFLSAPIMIGFSIVVVDEWIVKNQASYLGVGALSYLQYGRTLMKVPIGIFGMAAGVAAYPTISSLVATGQVKEAYDLLARAIRLVLTLTFAAQICLTVAGFDAVYLVWGLFANRFSVTDAQATATVLGFLCLGLGGWATQTVISRGFYALESTWLPTLVGTIIAVLMVPLYVALRIEAGTAGLAIASSLAIIVYVAVLGFLQRRRFEREAAARGTTLDRSSALLPATLRLAAAAAIAIGVGLTLRIGLAHWLGGQHALVVILRAALLCSVSVGLYAVLAYLFGVADVTEVARLVRRRLAGRAAPSDRGGSPDGG; encoded by the coding sequence TTGTCCCCTCTCCTTCCGCGAGCAAACGGCGGCGGCGGGCGCGCCCGCATTGTCGGGATCGCCACCGCCATCTGGGCCGCCTCGATCTTCCTCAGTCGCCTGATCGGCCTCGTCCGTGAGCAGATCATCGGCCGGACCCTGGGTGCGAGCCGCCAGGCCGACCTCTATTTCGCCAGCTTCACCCTGCCCGACTTCCTCAATTACCTGCTGGCCGCCGGCGCACTGTCGATCGTCTTCATCCCGATCTTCCTCGGTTATCTCGAGCGCGGCGACGACAAGCGCGGCTGGCACGCCTTCAGCGTCATCGCCAATTTCCTGGTGCTGGCCGGCACCCTCGGCCTCGTCCTGCTGTTCTACTTCGCGCGGCCGCTGACCGCCCTGGTCGCGCCCGGCTATACCGATCCGGCCGATGTCGACACCCTGGTGCGGCTGACCCGGATCATCCTGCCGGCCCAAATCTTTCATCTGGTCGGCGGCCTGCTGTCGGCGGCGCTGCAGGCGAAGAACCGCCATCTGCTCCCGGCGCTGGCGCCGCTGGTCTATTCCGCCGGGATCATCGCCGGCGGCCTGATCGGCACCCAATATCCAGCGCTCGGCGCCGACGGCTTCGCCTGGGGCGTGCTCGCCGGCTCGATCGTCGGGCCGTTCGGCCTGCCGCTCGCCGGCTGCATCCGGTCGCACATGCGCTGGCTGCCGATCTTCTCGTTCCGCGACGCGGACCTGCGGCGCTATCTCTTTCTGTCGGCGCCGATCATGATCGGCTTTTCGATCGTCGTGGTCGACGAATGGATCGTCAAGAACCAGGCGTCCTATCTCGGCGTCGGCGCCCTGTCCTACCTGCAATATGGCCGGACGCTGATGAAGGTGCCGATCGGCATCTTCGGCATGGCTGCCGGTGTCGCCGCCTATCCGACCATCAGCTCTCTCGTCGCCACCGGCCAGGTGAAGGAGGCTTACGACCTGCTGGCGCGGGCGATCCGTCTCGTGCTGACGCTCACCTTCGCCGCCCAGATCTGCCTCACCGTCGCCGGCTTCGATGCCGTCTATCTGGTGTGGGGGCTGTTCGCCAACCGCTTCAGCGTCACGGACGCGCAGGCCACCGCGACCGTGCTCGGCTTTCTCTGCCTCGGGCTCGGCGGCTGGGCCACCCAGACGGTGATCAGCCGAGGCTTCTATGCGCTCGAGAGCACCTGGCTGCCCACTCTCGTCGGCACCATCATCGCCGTGCTGATGGTGCCGCTTTATGTCGCGCTGCGGATCGAGGCCGGCACCGCCGGGCTGGCGATCGCCAGCTCGCTGGCCATCATCGTTTATGTCGCCGTGCTCGGCTTTCTGCAGCGGCGACGCTTCGAACGCGAAGCCGCCGCCCGCGGCACCACGCTCGACCGCAGTTCCGCCCTGCTGCCGGCGACGCTCCGCCTCGCCGCCGCGGCCGCCATTGCCATCGGCGTCGGCCTCACCCTGCGCATCGGACTGGCGCATTGGCTGGGCGGCCAGCACGCGCTGGTCGTCATCCTGCGCGCCGCGCTGCTGTGCAGCGTCAGCGTCGGCCTTTACGCGGTGCTGGCCTATCTGTTCGGCGTCGCCGACGTCACCGAGGTGGCCCGCCTCGTCAGGCGACGGCTCGCCGGCCGCGCCGCCCCGTCCGACCGAGGAGGCTCGCCCGACGGCGGCTGA
- a CDS encoding flavin reductase family protein, protein MPDHEVSASLQASAATSGAEASTGDLAYRALLQRLAGIVAIVTAGRGEAISGAAVTSLSSLGSDPPRLLLSLGRTSPSLALIADQRQFAISILGAGQDDTADRFAPDAGDGLPFDGLAWHRGASGVPLLDNAAATVECEVDTIDIRYARAVLIGRPVAISLSGDISALAYWNGDYVRLMHDHDLDRLAEVSLPPRNTTARPTAAIPHRP, encoded by the coding sequence ATGCCAGACCATGAGGTGTCAGCGTCACTCCAAGCTTCGGCCGCCACGTCCGGCGCCGAGGCCTCGACCGGCGACCTTGCCTATCGGGCACTGCTGCAGCGCCTCGCCGGCATCGTCGCCATCGTCACCGCCGGTCGCGGCGAGGCGATTTCCGGCGCGGCCGTCACGTCACTGTCGTCGCTGGGATCCGATCCGCCGCGGCTGCTGCTCAGCCTTGGCCGGACCTCGCCGTCGCTTGCCCTCATCGCCGACCAGCGCCAGTTCGCAATCAGCATCCTCGGTGCCGGCCAGGACGACACCGCCGATCGCTTCGCCCCTGACGCCGGCGACGGCCTCCCGTTCGACGGCCTCGCCTGGCATCGGGGCGCCTCGGGAGTTCCGCTGCTCGACAATGCCGCTGCCACGGTCGAATGCGAAGTCGACACCATCGACATCCGCTATGCCCGTGCCGTCCTGATCGGCCGCCCGGTTGCGATATCGCTCTCCGGCGATATCTCGGCGCTGGCCTATTGGAACGGCGACTATGTGCGCCTGATGCACGACCACGATCTCGATCGTCTCGCCGAGGTCAGCCTGCCGCCCCGAAACACGACAGCCCGCCCGACGGCCGCGATCCCGCATCGCCCCTGA
- a CDS encoding LLM class flavin-dependent oxidoreductase, protein MSSLRFGVWAPVHGPRASHHDPDEPFDASWERNRQLVLEAEALGFDSTLVAQHTMNPHQEDLDQLEAWTAAAALAALTSRIEIIAAIKPYLQHPVVLAKMALQIENISRGRFAVNLINAWNRPELERAGIGFPEHDERYAYGTEWISVVERLLRGERVTHKGAHFDIRDYVLRPQDQYRARPPIYVGGESAPARDLVAAHGDVWFINGQPLEDVRALIADVAARRRHGPPLRFGLAAFVIARDTDAEAQAAYQHLLALAAKDAPMRAVQQQNTDPKVVMMQTMRKSPRVGSNGGTAAGLVGSYDDVAGRIKAFHAAGIELFMLQFQPFEREMQRFAAEVMPRVRGARGLMATG, encoded by the coding sequence ATGTCTTCGCTTCGTTTCGGCGTCTGGGCGCCGGTTCATGGGCCGCGCGCCTCGCATCACGATCCCGACGAGCCCTTCGACGCGTCATGGGAGCGCAATCGGCAGCTGGTGCTCGAGGCCGAGGCGCTCGGATTCGATTCGACGCTGGTGGCGCAGCACACGATGAACCCGCACCAGGAGGATCTCGACCAGCTCGAAGCCTGGACGGCGGCAGCGGCCCTTGCTGCCCTGACCAGCCGGATCGAGATCATCGCGGCGATCAAGCCTTACCTGCAGCATCCGGTGGTGCTCGCCAAGATGGCGCTGCAGATCGAGAATATCAGTCGGGGCCGCTTCGCGGTCAATCTGATCAACGCCTGGAACCGGCCGGAGCTGGAGCGGGCCGGGATCGGCTTTCCCGAGCACGACGAGCGCTATGCCTACGGCACTGAATGGATTTCGGTGGTCGAGCGCCTGTTGCGCGGCGAGCGCGTGACCCACAAGGGCGCGCACTTCGACATCCGCGACTATGTTCTGCGGCCGCAGGATCAATACCGTGCGCGGCCGCCGATCTATGTCGGCGGAGAATCGGCGCCGGCGCGCGATCTCGTTGCCGCCCACGGCGACGTCTGGTTCATCAACGGCCAGCCGCTCGAGGACGTCCGCGCTCTGATCGCCGACGTCGCGGCGCGGCGTCGGCACGGTCCGCCGCTGCGCTTCGGGCTGGCGGCTTTCGTCATCGCCCGCGACACCGACGCCGAGGCGCAGGCCGCCTATCAGCACCTGCTTGCGCTCGCCGCAAAGGATGCGCCGATGCGCGCGGTGCAGCAGCAGAACACCGATCCAAAGGTGGTGATGATGCAGACGATGCGGAAATCGCCGCGGGTGGGGAGCAATGGCGGGACCGCGGCGGGCCTCGTCGGCAGCTATGACGACGTGGCGGGGCGGATCAAGGCGTTTCATGCGGCGGGGATCGAGCTCTTCATGCTCCAGTTCCAGCCGTTCGAGCGCGAGATGCAGCGCTTCGCCGCCGAAGTCATGCCGCGAGTCAGGGGGGCGAGGGGGCTGATGGCCACGGGCTGA
- the nifA gene encoding nif-specific transcriptional activator NifA, whose protein sequence is MVRSEASAIDEMGARAGIPVIPLSEIALTGIYEISKILNAPNRLETTLANVLNVLTSFLQMRHGVISLLADDDVPDITVGVGWNEGADERYRARLPETAIGQIIATAVPLVAENIETHPLFASDVGALADREGAKVSFIGVPIRIANRVIGTLTIDRIWDGRSVFRLDTDVRFLTMVANLIGQTVQLYRVVTRDRDRLMAESSRLQKELSELKPPRDRKPVRLKGIVGDSPALRAMLDKIAIVARSHSPVLLRGESGTGKELVAKAIHELSPRVKGPFIKINCAALPESVLESELFGHEKGAFTGAVNARKGRFELADKGTLFLDEIGEISPAFQAKLLRVLQEQEFERVGGNHTIKVDVRVVTATNRNLEEAVAKNEFRADLYYRISVVPILLPPLRERRGDIPLLAREFLRRFNADNERSLSFDPGAIEVLMGCGFPGNVRELENCIQRTATLAHGPSIANDDFACRRNECLSALLWKGHAELAPQRLRPVVSLPVLPLSAGSSGAAENKAPGAAPAVTEAPSPFDEADEAQGATPDRGRFIEAMERAGWVQAKAARLLGLTPRQVGYALKKYNIEVKRI, encoded by the coding sequence ATGGTCCGTTCCGAAGCATCGGCGATTGACGAAATGGGTGCGCGCGCCGGTATTCCTGTAATTCCCCTGAGTGAGATCGCGCTCACCGGAATCTACGAAATCTCCAAGATTCTCAACGCGCCGAACCGGCTCGAGACGACCCTTGCCAACGTCCTCAATGTCCTGACCTCGTTCCTGCAGATGCGCCACGGCGTCATCTCGCTCCTCGCCGACGACGACGTTCCGGACATCACCGTCGGGGTCGGCTGGAATGAAGGTGCGGATGAGCGCTACCGCGCCCGCCTGCCGGAAACCGCCATCGGTCAGATCATCGCCACCGCGGTGCCGCTGGTGGCCGAAAACATCGAAACCCATCCGCTGTTCGCCTCCGATGTCGGCGCGCTGGCCGACCGCGAGGGCGCCAAGGTGTCCTTCATCGGCGTGCCGATCCGCATCGCCAACCGGGTGATCGGGACGCTGACCATCGACCGCATCTGGGATGGCCGCTCGGTCTTCCGTCTCGATACCGACGTGCGCTTCCTCACCATGGTGGCGAACCTGATCGGCCAGACGGTTCAGCTCTATCGCGTCGTGACGCGCGACCGCGACCGCCTGATGGCCGAAAGCTCGCGCCTGCAGAAGGAATTGTCGGAACTCAAGCCGCCGCGTGACCGCAAACCCGTACGGCTCAAGGGCATCGTCGGCGACAGTCCGGCGCTGCGCGCCATGCTCGACAAGATCGCCATCGTCGCGCGGTCGCACTCGCCGGTGCTGTTGCGGGGCGAGTCCGGAACCGGCAAGGAACTGGTGGCAAAGGCCATTCATGAATTGTCGCCGCGGGTGAAGGGCCCCTTCATCAAGATCAATTGCGCGGCGCTGCCGGAATCCGTTCTCGAATCCGAATTGTTCGGTCACGAGAAGGGCGCCTTCACCGGCGCGGTGAATGCGCGCAAGGGGCGCTTCGAGCTGGCCGACAAGGGCACGCTGTTTCTCGACGAGATCGGCGAGATCTCGCCGGCATTCCAGGCCAAGCTGCTGCGCGTGCTGCAGGAGCAGGAGTTCGAGCGCGTCGGCGGCAATCACACCATCAAGGTCGATGTCCGCGTGGTGACCGCGACCAATCGCAATCTCGAGGAGGCGGTGGCGAAGAACGAGTTCCGCGCCGACCTCTATTACCGCATCAGCGTGGTGCCGATCCTGCTGCCGCCGCTGCGCGAGCGCCGCGGCGACATTCCGTTGCTGGCGCGTGAATTCTTGCGTCGCTTCAATGCCGACAACGAGCGCTCGCTGAGCTTCGACCCCGGCGCCATCGAGGTGCTGATGGGCTGCGGCTTTCCCGGCAACGTGCGCGAGCTGGAGAATTGCATTCAGCGGACCGCGACACTGGCTCACGGTCCCTCGATCGCCAACGACGACTTCGCCTGTCGTCGCAACGAATGCCTCTCCGCCCTGTTGTGGAAGGGGCATGCCGAGCTGGCGCCGCAACGGCTGCGGCCAGTGGTGTCGCTGCCGGTGCTGCCGCTCTCGGCAGGCAGCAGTGGCGCGGCGGAGAACAAGGCGCCGGGCGCGGCCCCTGCCGTCACCGAAGCTCCGTCACCGTTCGACGAGGCCGACGAGGCGCAGGGTGCGACGCCCGATCGCGGCCGTTTCATCGAGGCGATGGAAAGGGCCGGCTGGGTCCAGGCCAAGGCTGCGCGCCTGCTCGGCCTGACCCCGCGCCAGGTCGGCTATGCGCTGAAGAAGTACAACATCGAGGTCAAGCGGATCTGA
- a CDS encoding acyl-CoA dehydrogenase family protein, with translation MNKPISSQSLRLSDPIDAQSAELKALFDQIAAGALERERERVLPFEAIDLIRQSRLGALRIAKADGGGGSTIRDLIEIVIHLAAADANVAHILRNHFAVVEQQVRRPRNDQAREWQKAVVNGAIIGLATTELASPRVGNVTPDTLLTPDRDGYVLNGTKYYSTGTLFADYVLVRAADPTGATAAAVIPVNRPGVELVDDWDGMGQRLTASGTTHFRNVRVARDEVAFDSPEVGYGVPYANTYAQLFVTAVNAGILRAIHRDAVALVRSRPRTFYYAPAERAADDPLLQQTVGQISSEAFAAEAVVLAAATALDVSSAAAEARDATAPDAAHRAALLAAKAKIVVDEFALRAGSQLFDVGGASNTKRSHNLDRHWRNARTLSSHNPTTLKARSIGDHEINGTPLPAKGFF, from the coding sequence ATGAACAAGCCGATCTCGTCTCAATCCCTCCGCCTCTCCGATCCGATCGACGCCCAATCGGCCGAGCTGAAGGCGCTGTTCGACCAGATCGCCGCCGGCGCCCTCGAGCGCGAGCGCGAACGCGTCCTCCCCTTCGAAGCCATCGACCTGATCCGCCAGTCGCGGCTCGGAGCGCTGCGCATCGCCAAGGCGGACGGCGGCGGCGGCAGCACCATCCGCGACCTGATCGAGATCGTGATCCATCTCGCCGCGGCCGACGCCAATGTCGCGCACATCCTGCGCAACCATTTTGCCGTCGTCGAGCAGCAGGTTCGCCGTCCGCGCAACGACCAGGCCCGCGAATGGCAGAAGGCGGTGGTCAACGGCGCGATCATCGGCCTCGCCACCACGGAACTCGCCAGCCCGCGCGTCGGCAACGTCACCCCCGACACCTTGCTGACGCCCGACCGCGACGGCTATGTCCTCAACGGCACCAAGTATTACAGCACGGGAACGCTGTTCGCCGACTACGTGCTGGTTCGCGCCGCCGACCCCACCGGCGCCACGGCCGCGGCCGTGATTCCAGTGAACCGCCCCGGCGTCGAACTCGTCGACGACTGGGACGGCATGGGCCAGCGCCTGACGGCGAGCGGCACCACCCATTTCCGCAATGTGCGGGTCGCGCGCGACGAGGTCGCCTTCGATTCCCCGGAGGTCGGCTACGGCGTTCCCTATGCCAACACCTATGCGCAGCTGTTCGTCACCGCGGTCAATGCCGGCATCCTGCGCGCCATTCATCGCGATGCCGTGGCGCTGGTCCGCAGCCGGCCGCGCACCTTCTATTATGCGCCCGCCGAGCGCGCCGCCGACGATCCGCTGCTGCAGCAGACGGTCGGCCAGATCTCCAGCGAGGCCTTCGCCGCCGAGGCCGTGGTGCTGGCAGCGGCGACTGCCCTCGATGTCTCCAGCGCCGCCGCCGAGGCGCGCGATGCCACGGCGCCGGACGCCGCCCATCGAGCCGCCCTCCTCGCCGCCAAGGCAAAGATCGTGGTCGACGAATTCGCCCTGCGCGCCGGCAGCCAGCTCTTCGATGTCGGCGGCGCCTCCAACACCAAGCGCAGCCACAATCTCGACCGTCACTGGCGCAACGCCCGCACGCTGTCGTCGCACAATCCGACCACCCTCAAGGCGCGATCGATCGGCGACCACGAGATCAACGGCACGCCGCTGCCGGCCAAGGGCTTTTTCTGA
- a CDS encoding ABC transporter permease subunit — MSSLRQLVALDATETDSAAIGARSAAPVRHRGAAPLGARGLFILSWVSPIALVVAWEFGARAGWLSPQVLPAPSKVLATAFKLTAGGSLLTDLGTSLLRAVAGFVVGGACAFALGTLVGFSRLAEAAIDRSVQMVRAIPFLALLPLVIVWLGVGEAEKVFLVALGVAFPIYINTVLGIRQVDPKLLELAQVQHLGPIETIRRVILPGALPSILTGIRYALATAWLALVVAETIGAQSGLGFLAMDAREFLRTDVIVLTIVIYALIGVAADSIARLLERRLLAWHPNYGAAR; from the coding sequence GTGAGCAGTCTTCGACAGCTTGTCGCCCTCGATGCGACAGAAACCGACAGTGCCGCCATCGGCGCGCGCTCTGCCGCGCCGGTTCGGCATCGCGGAGCCGCGCCGCTCGGCGCCCGCGGCCTCTTCATTCTGTCGTGGGTGTCGCCGATCGCGCTCGTGGTCGCCTGGGAGTTCGGCGCCCGCGCCGGCTGGCTGTCGCCGCAGGTCCTGCCGGCCCCCAGCAAGGTGCTGGCGACGGCGTTCAAGCTCACCGCCGGCGGCAGCCTGCTGACCGATCTCGGCACCAGCCTGTTGCGGGCGGTTGCGGGCTTTGTCGTCGGCGGCGCCTGCGCATTCGCGCTCGGCACGCTGGTCGGCTTCTCCCGCCTGGCAGAAGCGGCGATCGATCGCAGCGTCCAGATGGTCAGGGCCATACCGTTCCTGGCGCTGCTGCCCCTCGTCATCGTCTGGCTCGGCGTCGGCGAGGCCGAGAAGGTCTTCCTGGTGGCGCTCGGGGTTGCCTTCCCGATCTACATCAACACCGTGCTGGGCATCCGCCAGGTCGATCCCAAGCTGCTCGAACTTGCGCAAGTGCAGCACCTCGGCCCCATCGAGACCATCCGCCGCGTCATTCTGCCTGGCGCGCTGCCGTCGATCCTGACCGGCATCCGCTACGCGCTGGCCACCGCCTGGCTGGCCCTGGTGGTGGCCGAAACCATCGGCGCCCAGTCGGGCCTCGGCTTCCTCGCCATGGACGCGCGGGAGTTCCTGCGCACCGACGTCATCGTCCTGACGATCGTGATCTACGCCCTGATCGGCGTCGCGGCCGACTCCATCGCCCGCCTGCTGGAGCGCCGCCTGCTGGCCTGGCATCCGAATTACGGGGCGGCCCGATGA
- a CDS encoding NrtA/SsuA/CpmA family ABC transporter substrate-binding protein, translated as MTETISPRPPASLSRRRLLRAAAGLGAAALGAGSGAAAGRTTDKVRLTWGLSGLNLIAKERGGLEKALAADGIKVEWLGPFPNHAPTLQAVTGGSADFSFGGSTTPALAAIIAGSPLVFTQFVVYEPRTTAIIARDDSGINRIEDLAGKSVAVNRSGLGEFLLVAALEKHKIDRSAVKFVYLNPPDAAPALASGKVDAWSMWSPGVDIARLEYKAHDLFLEERDLDFQIDYTSYLTTRKFATENPDLVKAVNAAFRAEGQWISDNGKDAEYIAQKAAKYSDAVRDRFIALKRSYRYFAVDDSTFVIDLQRAADWLVARKVLPEPVKITDHLARL; from the coding sequence ATGACAGAGACGATTTCTCCCCGCCCGCCCGCGTCGCTGAGCCGTCGCCGCCTGCTGCGCGCGGCCGCCGGCCTCGGTGCGGCGGCGCTCGGCGCCGGATCCGGTGCCGCCGCGGGGCGCACCACCGACAAGGTGCGCCTGACCTGGGGGCTCAGCGGTCTCAACCTGATCGCCAAGGAGCGCGGTGGTCTCGAAAAGGCATTGGCGGCCGACGGCATCAAGGTGGAATGGCTCGGCCCGTTTCCGAACCATGCGCCGACGCTGCAGGCGGTGACCGGCGGCAGCGCCGACTTCAGCTTCGGCGGCAGCACCACACCTGCCCTCGCCGCGATCATCGCCGGCTCGCCGCTGGTCTTCACCCAGTTCGTCGTCTACGAGCCGCGCACCACGGCGATCATCGCCCGGGACGATTCCGGCATCAACCGGATCGAGGATCTGGCCGGCAAATCGGTGGCCGTGAACCGGTCGGGGCTTGGTGAATTCCTCCTGGTGGCGGCGCTGGAGAAGCACAAGATCGACCGCTCGGCGGTGAAATTCGTCTATCTCAATCCGCCCGACGCCGCACCCGCGCTCGCCTCCGGCAAGGTCGATGCATGGTCGATGTGGAGCCCCGGGGTCGACATCGCCCGCCTCGAATACAAGGCGCACGATCTGTTCCTGGAGGAGCGCGATCTGGATTTTCAGATCGACTACACCTCCTATCTGACCACCCGGAAATTCGCCACCGAGAATCCGGATCTGGTCAAGGCGGTCAACGCCGCCTTCCGGGCCGAGGGCCAATGGATCTCGGACAACGGCAAGGACGCCGAATACATCGCCCAGAAGGCGGCGAAATACAGCGACGCGGTGCGCGACCGTTTCATCGCCCTGAAGCGGAGCTACCGCTACTTCGCGGTGGATGACAGCACCTTCGTGATTGATTTGCAGCGGGCGGCCGACTGGCTGGTGGCCCGCAAGGTGCTGCCCGAGCCGGTCAAGATCACGGACCATCTCGCCAGACTCTGA
- a CDS encoding ABC transporter ATP-binding protein, which produces MTLHVVPPSTAPAVSVSRLRRRYGDRVVIDGLDLSIARGEFVALLGESGCGKTTLLRALAGLDPIQGGRIAAPRRPAVVFQEHRLLPWDTLWRNVALGLSGDDIRGRAAAALAEVGLGERLDDWPRNLSGGQAQRVALARALVQQPELLLLDEPFAALDALTRIRMHGLVRELVARHRPGVLLVTHDVDEAIALADRILVMRDGAIAFEHRPGIVNASAAATRAELLVELGVAARRSA; this is translated from the coding sequence ATGACGCTGCATGTCGTTCCGCCATCGACGGCACCTGCGGTCAGCGTCAGCCGCCTGCGGCGGCGTTATGGCGATCGCGTGGTGATCGACGGCCTTGACCTTTCGATCGCGCGCGGCGAATTCGTCGCCCTGCTCGGCGAGAGCGGCTGCGGCAAGACCACGCTGCTGCGCGCGCTGGCCGGCCTCGATCCGATCCAGGGCGGCCGGATCGCGGCACCGCGGCGGCCTGCCGTGGTGTTTCAGGAGCACCGGCTGCTGCCGTGGGACACGTTGTGGCGCAATGTCGCCCTCGGCCTGAGTGGCGACGATATCCGCGGCCGCGCCGCCGCGGCGCTCGCCGAGGTCGGGCTGGGCGAGCGGCTCGACGACTGGCCGCGCAATCTCTCGGGCGGGCAGGCCCAGCGCGTCGCGCTGGCCCGCGCCCTGGTGCAGCAGCCCGAACTGCTGCTGCTCGACGAGCCTTTTGCCGCGCTCGACGCCCTGACGCGGATCCGCATGCACGGCCTGGTGCGCGAACTGGTCGCCCGCCATCGCCCCGGTGTCCTGCTCGTCACCCACGATGTCGACGAGGCCATTGCGCTGGCCGACCGCATCCTGGTGATGCGCGATGGCGCGATCGCCTTCGAACACCGTCCCGGCATCGTCAATGCCAGCGCCGCCGCGACCCGCGCCGAGCTTCTTGTCGAGCTCGGCGTCGCGGCACGCCGATCAGCCTGA
- a CDS encoding 4Fe-4S binding protein, translating into MAYKIVASQCTVCGACEFECPNAAISLKRDMYVIDPKKCTECEGHFDAPQCAVVCPVPDTCIPA; encoded by the coding sequence ATGGCCTATAAGATCGTCGCGTCGCAATGCACGGTGTGCGGCGCCTGTGAATTCGAATGTCCCAACGCGGCGATCAGCCTCAAGCGGGACATGTATGTGATCGATCCCAAGAAGTGCACCGAATGCGAGGGGCATTTCGATGCCCCGCAGTGTGCGGTGGTGTGTCCCGTGCCCGACACCTGCATTCCGGCGTGA